The Ochotona princeps isolate mOchPri1 chromosome 17, mOchPri1.hap1, whole genome shotgun sequence genome segment ATTTCCAGTTCTCCTCCTGGGCCAAGATCTGGTCCACCACTGCAGTGGCCTCCTTGCCCTGGCGGATGTACTCCCGTTCCTGGCACAGGAAGGCGACCCACAGGGGTCAGCCTGGACCAACTCTCTCTTCCAGCCACATCCCACACCTCCCAGaggggcctggcccagctataCCTTCATACAGGCTCCACCTGGCACTCAGGCTGCCTGTCCTGGTCATCCCCCTGCCTTACTGACAAGTCTGGCCCCCAACCCGCCCCCACCCTGCTCTGGGTTGCCCCTTCTGACGGCTCGGTGGGAGCGAGCAGAGAAAATACCTGGGCAGAGAAACTTTTCTTCCCAGTGACTTCTTCGTCTGATTCATTGTCAGACCCTGCAGAAAACACGTCCCGCTGATAATggcaaggggtggggagagagcgtGGGAGGCGCTGGGAGCGCGAGGCTGCGGGGGCTGAAGGCGTGTGGGATAGGGCTGCTGGCTTTCCCCTGGGAACctaacagaggaacagagagaacacAGCCAGCCCCATCCCCCCCAGAAGGCACCTCCCCTATCCAGCGGCCCTTACCTGCAAAGGATTCTGGGGGCGAATAGAACTGGCCCTCGGTCAGGGCACTGGAGAACAAGAGGGGTCCACgggccacagcagcctgggcagtGAGGTACCCTGGGGAGTGGACAAAGGCAGCCATGGTTCAGCAGACTGGAGGAACACATACACAGACCCTGTGCCCCACCAGCCCCAGGTACCCCCTCAGCTCCCGGCAGGTGGCTCAGAGGTGACAAGCCAGCTAAGAGCCCACTCTGACGCCTGCCCAGTTGATCTCCTAGGTCAGGCAGGGTCCCAGCACTCACATCGCTCCTCCTCGGCCTCCTGGGGTAGGACTTTGAAGTCGAGGAACCAGGTCTCCAGCCAGGCAAGAACGAAGGAGACGATGGGGAGCAAGTAGCCAAAAGCCCCCTTGTTGAGCAGCTGTGGGGGAAGGGGCTTAGCTGCTCGGCAGAGGCGTGCCCACGGAGACCCAGGGCTCTCTCTGGGCACCGAAACGGGCCTTCCTAGCGCGGGCACACACTCCACACTCTGTACCAGCTGCCTGGGGACTCTGGCACAAGCcccagctggggttgggctggaGGAAGAATTTCTGATTCCTGAAGTTGTAGGAGAGGGGTAAGTGAGGGATGAAGATGATCCTTGGATTTCTTccttaaaaatgctttatttgtttgtttgtttatttgaaaggcagagtcacacagagagagggagagacagagaataagaatcttcaacccactggttcactcctgcagtggctacaaaggccagagttgagctggtccaaagccaggagcctggagcttcctccaggttccccAAGTGGACCCAAGggctcaagggcttgagccatcctctgctgcccttccaggcacactagcagggaactggatggaaagtggagcaactgggactcaaactggcacccacatgaaatactggtgctgcaggcagtggcttcaacCACTATGGCGTGATGGCACCAGCCCCAAAGATGATTCTTTATAAATAAGCTCCCACTCGCTCCCACtcgctcccagcccagcctgcaagGACAGAAACCAGAATCAGAGAAAACAGGCAGTTTCTTAGGAGAAGCCCAGCCCTCTGTTAGATGCCCACTAGCCCAGTCAGACCTTGAGCCACTGACCTCAGAGAGGATGACCTTGACAATAAGGAAAGCACTGGACACGAGCGTAGTGATCTgccaggggagaggaggagggagagagggaaggcagaggctgggggGGTGAGTCCTCCTCCATCACCCCCTCccttgccccagccctgccagggccCAAGGGCTGCTGGGAAAGGGGCCTCTTACCGCAATCACCCACCAGTGCCGGAGCCGCAGCACGGCGTAGGCCAGGAGCAGTCCTGAGAAGCGGAAGAAGGCCAGCACCTGGTGGGGAAGGGCGCCCAGCCATCAGGGCAGCCTGCAAGCACCCCATCCCTGGCTGCCACTGACCCCCTTCCCCAGCTGGCCTGCAGGCCTGCTCTGCCAGCTGTGCAGGGGCACAGGCAAGGAGTGACCAGCCAACCTGGAGTCAGGGCTTCCCAAAGCAGAAAGGGGGTTTGTTAAGGGACCTGTCTAACAACAACTGGGTAAGTCGTAGAAAGAAGACAGCCCAGGCCGACTTGCAgcccgctccccacccccagggtccCTGGACTCTAGCGAGGACACTCACAAAGATGTCAAAGAAGGAGGTCTTGAAGCTGTAGTGGACGATctcctgctccaggctcctgcggATGCCTGTGCTGGTCTGGtggagaggggcagggagagtgCTGAGGCGGAAccctggcctggggctgcccTGCACTCCCAGGAAGGGCAGGGTCGcagggggctggggggcaggggtaAGATGCTGAGACACCCCAAACAGGCACACCCTGCCAGTGGCCAGGGACTCCAGGCACTCACACAGATGCCCCAAGATGCAGGCAGCCCAGACTCAAGGAGCTGCTCAGGAAGTCGCAGCCTTGaaggctgcaggagctgggaaggGGAGATGATGGTATGCAGACAGGATGCTGGGGCCTCCTCTCCCCTAGAACCACAGTGCTTCATCTTCCCAGCCAACACTCCATCTGGGGTGACAGGGGCCGGGCAAGGGCATGGGGTCAGATGGAGCCCCAGGTGGCAAACTGATTGATTAGGTTTGTGCTTAATGGGCAGAATCCATCACACCACTCCCTGTCCTTGCTCTAGCTCACCGCACATTTCACCAGTGCCCGAGACCTTAGTCTGGCTGCATGTCCAGGCGGATACTGAGAATCAGGTCTGGTCTGCATGGGCACCAGGCAGACACTGGAGGACCATGGCAAGTGCAGCTCAGGAGCCCTGAGACCCAAGAACCTTCATGTCCACCCAACAGAAGGGGGGCTTCTGGGTTCCAACAGGTCATCTGGACTGGGAGAGGAGGGCCCTGTTAAAGATGCAGATGCTCAGATTATTGGGTCCACATCTCAGAGAAAGCTAAGCATAGCACATCTTCACCAAGAACCAGGAGATTCGGATGCCCAGAGGCAGCAGGCATGTGCCCACACATCCCCAAGACAACCTACGAAACCCGGCTGCCAGGCTTGCTGCTGAGAGCTCACTACCCCGGCTCCTCGTGGAgcctgcaacccctcccaccccGGGGAGCCTCCGTCCTCCACCTCTCTTACCCCAGGGTCATATCAGGCCCCAGCAGGGCCTTCATTTTTCACTGCTCACTTTGCCTGCTTGTGACTACAGGCCCCCCTATGTCACTCACACATCCTTGAGGGGTCCTGCAGGTCATACAAACACCACCTAGCTGAGCATGAATAGGCTTCAGGCAATGAGAGAACATCACCAAGGACTTGGCACAGGTACCTGGCAAGGGGCAGGCCACTTGCCCTACTGGCCATGGGGCAAGTTTCCATGATATCTGAATGCATAtctgggtgggggttggggaaagACTTCCCCACTCTGTCCCACCCCGTCCGGGTCCCCATGTGTGCGTGATGGCTGCCGACAGCCCAGGGTTATgacaggaaaaccagcagagtcTTTTCAGCCTTTCTCTGGTAAGAAACTGGGTTCTCAACGTTGGGTGGGAACAGATCTTGGCACCTGCTTGGACACTGGCCAGGACCTTCAAGGGGAGGAACCCAAACTAGCCCAAGGTGGCCTCCAAGCCCTGTCCCCTCCAACTCTGTGCCCCAACCATTCCCTCCCTCAACTCCTCAGGCCTCCCAATGGCCTCATCTTCCTGGGCCCCAGGCTTCAGTCCTGGAGGAAGTGGTCCTTGTCACCCCAGATTCTGATGGTGAGCTCACGCTGCAGAAGGGAAATGAGAGGGGACCCCTGGTGGGGGTCACAGTCCAGGTAGAggatggggtgggcatttggtgcagcagttccAACCCCACCTTGGGTATCTACACCCCATACTTCAGTGCCCAAGTTGGAACCCgattccagtttccttctaaagcagtctctgggaggcagccaatgaCGGCTCAAGTATTAGGCTTTAGTCGGAGTTcccggcttggcccagcccagtcctagtaacaaggactgaaccagcagatgggccgTCTGTGAGTCACacactgtctttccctctcccatTCCTTGCCTTCCAAAGCAAACAATTAAAcatcttaaaaattgaaaaagggagcagctgggccagcccaggctTGTGACATCCTGTTCCTGGAGCTCCTGCCTCTGTGTGCTGTGGATGGACCCACAGCAGGGCCTGCACTGTCCACCCCCCGAGGGGCTGGGGGTTGGGGATGCCCAAACTCCTGAGCCAACCCCACTGTCCCctagtgtctgcattagcaggaagctgtaggcAGAGGCAGAACCTGAATTCTGGCATTGTGATACAGGAAATCAGCATCTCCACCACTACAGCAATGCCAGACCCCTCTATGCCAAACGCCCACCTGCAGGGTGCTCAACTCAAGGCTGACTGATGAGCTGTACGCGGAACAGGAGCCTGAGTAAGTCAGGGCAGAAAGGTCATTTTCCTAGGTTCTCAGTCTCCACTAGTGGGCAGTacagtgcagaggcccagggtgTGACCTCTGGAGCAGACCGGGAGTTCAACCTGCCTCATGCCCTGGGTCAAATGACTCTGAGCCTTGTTTTCCTTGGCAGTGGCGTGAATGGCAGCTGTCTCCcctttattcttcattttaagCAGATCCTCAATCCACAGGTGGCCTTCCCAGTGGCAGGGCAGATCCGAGGCCCCGTgaactcccctcccccaaagtGGCCCCAAACCTCACTCCAACTCACGTTCAGCTCAATGATCCAGAGCAGGGAGATGAAGAGCAGGTCAAAGGTGACAAACAGGCAGAAGGTGCGGCGCACGTCGGAGATGGCCAGGCGCTTCCTTGGGGGTGCCGGGAGCAGGTGCGAGGAGAGGCTCTGGCTGTGGGACAGCGAGGAGCCCAAGGAAGCCACGGCCGGCAGGCTGTGCTCCAACTCCCCAGGCAGCCTGctcatcctggtggccccacctCAGGGCAGGAAGGGCAGGGCCTCAGCAGTGCAGCTGGGGTAAGAAAGTGGCTGGTCAGAATTGAGTAGGTCCTGGGCACCTCCTTCTGTCCCTTCACACACAGCCCTTAATACCCCTGCCCTTCACCCCAGGGCACTGATGCCACCTTCCTCTACCAGCCTGGCTGCCCAGCCTACAGAGCCTTCCtgcaccctgccccaccccaacaGTCCCAGGGGTCCCCCTCAGCCCTGTCTGGGGGCTCAGCCCCCCgctgtggcctggccaggccctgtGGTTCCGCCTCTGGTCCTGTCAACAGCCTCttggcctgccccacccccaggaagAAGAGGGCCCCAAGCTCTGTTCTTTGTTTGCCAAGCACAAAGCcacattccctccctccctcccttccccctccccagcagccagcctcccctcccaccctctaATCCATGGCAACTGGGAGGGACTTCCTAGAGCAGCATTTCTGGGAGCTGGGACCTGAAAGCAGGGAGAACCGACCCCTGGATCCCTTCTCTCAGGCTCCACCACTGCTCCCTAGACCTAAGCACCGCCCGCCCTCTCCTGCGGCCACACCAGGTTCCCAAGGCTGGGTCTCCCAACGGTGACCTCTTCTCCATCAGCCATTCCTCCACTCCTGGCCAGAGCTGATAGCTTTTTGAAATGGAGAATGAACACTGCCACCCCATTTCCCCACTCCCATCCGGTCCTCCACCCTAGCTTCCCCGCCCACAACCCCAGCCCCGCACGGACCCTGTTGTCCTTACAAACTGCACCTCTGTCCCAAGACTGTGACCACTACCACCAGTGGACCCTTCAGGCCCTGCTGTGGATCCATCCACATGGCAATTATCCTGTCTTGgggtcctggccctggctgtcccCTTGATGAGGGATGTTTCCCTGGTCTTCCCAGCAGTGGCTCCTCCCACTCTCCTGCCCCCTCTCACAGCATTGGCTTGGGGCTGCCGGAAGCTCGGAAGCTCGCCTCTGCTTCATGGCCGACCACTGCTCTCCACAGATGCAGGGACTATGTCACACTTGGCCACAACTACCTCCCTCGCTCCCAGCACATGGCAGATGCTTTGTGACTgactgggtctcctggccctCAATGCCAGGTCCCGCTGCAGGGAGGCCAGAGTGGCccccaaagaaaggaagaagccacCTCACCTTTATCGTCCCTGTGCAAGCCCatgcccagcagctgaggaccctcagCAGAAGCTGTGAGCAGGAAGACAAAGGCATTGGCCCAAGGCCACCTCTTTAGGGTTCCCTGAGGAAGTGAGAAGGAGACAGTTCCAGGAAGGGAGAACCCCTCTGTCCACCAGCCTGACCATACCAGACCTGCACATCCAACACATCCCTCATGCTGATAGGGCCGCAGTTCCAGGTGACATTTCTGTCTCTAATGGCCCTGGGTCTCCTGCCATGcatgtctcccttcctctctgtctccatttctctttgcccctttcttcctgttttgcaAAGTAATTTTCCACTTggatttcttagttttttttttttaaccccctcTCTCACATCTGGTAGGTTCTGCTTTAGTTCAAAACAGAAACCTAACCCAGCATGGTAGGCTAGTAGcttaagcccttgccttgcctgtgccgggatctcatatgggtcccgttcgtatcccagctactccacttcctttccaactccctgcttgtggcctggaaaagcagtggaggatggctcaaagcctgcattcgaatgggagacccaaaagaagctcccggcttcacatcagctcagctccggccattgtggccacttgaggagtgaaccagtggacagatcttcctctctgtctctccttctctctatatatctgcctttccaaaatataaaatcttagggcccagcacggtagcctagtggctaaagtcctcgccttgcatgcacgcGGAtcccatatcccagctgctccacttcccttccagctccctacttgtggcctggaaaagcagtggaggatggctcaaagctttgggaccctacacccatgtgggagacccagaataagctcctggctttgaattgcctcagctctggcctttgtagccacttggggagtgaaccagtggatgaaagatctttctctgtttctccttctccctgttaatctacctttccaacaaaaaaacaaataaatcttttttttttaaagatttattttatttttattacaaagtcagatatactgagaggaggagaaatagagaggaagtggagccgccgggattagaactagcggccatatgggatcaaggcgaggaccttagccactaggccacgctgcagagcccaaatcttcttttttttaagattgatttatttttatcacaaagtcagatatacagagaggaggacagacaggaagatcttccatccgatgattcactccccaagtgagcacaacggccggtactgtgccaatccgaagccaggaacctggaacctcttccgggtctcccacacgggtgcagggtcccaaagctttgggccatcctcgactgctttcccaggccacaagcaggaaactggatgggaagtggggccgccagagctggaatcagcgcccatattggatcccagcgcgtttaacgcaaggacctcagctgctaggccttACCCGCTTCGTCTTTTGCATCAGTTCCTATCCGTTCTCTTTGGTCCCACTTCTGGCTGCTGTACTTGCCTCCTCCTGGTCTGCTCCCTGTCTGTCCTCTCCTCTGGCTTCCTCCATTCCCATGGATGGGACTGGGGTGGCAGCAGCTTGCGGGGAAAGGGGTGAAACATACTTGGAGCAGCAGGTACAGACGCGCGCATGCCCAGACAGCTGTTCCTGCAGACGGGGCTCTGAGCAGAGAGGCTTAGGGAACCTAGCAGGGCTGACgaccccagtgtgtgtgtgaaccacatgtggagctcCTAGGTAGGGGTAGGAAACCAACTGGCCTCAAGCTGGGAAAAGTGGGGCCCTCTGAGACCTGTGCCCCAGTCTCAAGGCAACTACTGACTCCCAGAACCCTAAGACAAGTTCTTCTTCTTaatattattttgtaaaatgggaatagaCCATGGCATTCCCACATCCTTTTCAGGGTAGGCATCTGTGGTAACACACCCACACCCTCCATCCGagtgtgtctgggttcaagttcctccctgcttcctggtAAAGCAGACGCTGGGAGGCAGTTTGTGCCAGCTCAAGCAGttgagtctctgtcacccacatggtagacctggatggggttccaggctccagtCTGCAGCCTGCttaggccccagctgctgcagacattcggggagtgaacgagcaaatggaagatctttctctctctgtct includes the following:
- the STARD3 gene encoding stAR-related lipid transfer protein 3, with product MSRLPGELEHSLPAVASLGSSLSHSQSLSSHLLPAPPRKRLAISDVRRTFCLFVTFDLLFISLLWIIELNTSTGIRRSLEQEIVHYSFKTSFFDIFVLAFFRFSGLLLAYAVLRLRHWWVIAITTLVSSAFLIVKVILSELLNKGAFGYLLPIVSFVLAWLETWFLDFKVLPQEAEEERWYLTAQAAVARGPLLFSSALTEGQFYSPPESFAGSDNESDEEVTGKKSFSAQEREYIRQGKEATAVVDQILAQEENWKFEKNNEYGDTVYTIEIPFHGKTFILKTFLSCPAELVYQEVILQPERMVLWNKTVTACQILQRVDDNTLISYDVSAGAAGGVVSPRDFVNVRRIERRRDRYLSAGIATTHCAKPPMHKYVRGENGPGGFVVLRSASNPHVCTFIWILNTDLKGRLPRYLIHQSIAATMFEFAFHLRQRVSELGNGA